One window from the genome of Canis lupus dingo isolate Sandy chromosome 15, ASM325472v2, whole genome shotgun sequence encodes:
- the COL9A2 gene encoding collagen alpha-2(IX) chain encodes MAAARRLLLLLQGLALALAQIRGPPGEPGPPGPPGPPGVPGSDGIDGDKGPPGKAGPPGLKGEPGKPGPDGPDGKPGIDGLTGAKGEPGPMGIPGVKGQPGLPGPPGLPGPGFAGPPGPPGPVGLPGEIGITGPKGDPGPDGPSGPPGPPGKPGRPGTIQGLEGSADFLCPTNCPAGVKGPPGLQGVKGHPGKRGVLGDSGRQGKPGPKGDVGASGEQGIPGPPGPQGIRGYPGMEGPKGEMGPRGYKGMVGSIGAAGSPGEEGPRGPPGRAGEKGDVGGQGLRGPQGITGPKGATGPPGIDGKDGTPGTPGMKGSAGQAGRPGNQGHQGLAGVPGQPGTKGGPGDKGEPGQQGLPGFSGPPGKEGEPGPQGEIGPRGIMGQKGDQGERGPVGQPGPQGRQGPKGEQGPPGIPGPQGLPGIKGDKGFPGKTGPRGSVGDPGVAGLRGEKGEKGESGEPGPKGQQGVRGEAGYPGPSGDAGAPGVQGYPGPPGPRGLAGDRGVPGLPGRQGVAGRDASDQHIVTVMMKMMQEQLAEVAVSAKREALGAIGMVGPPGPPGPPGYPGKQGPHGHPGPRGVPGIVGAVGQIGNTGPKGKRGEKGDRGEMGRGHPGMPGPPGIPGLPGRPGQAINGKDGARGAPGAPGEAGRPGPPGPAGLPGFCEPAACLAASAYASARLTEPGSIKGP; translated from the exons AtggccgccgcccgccgcctcctgctgctgctccagggGCTCGCGCTCGCCCTGGCGCAGATC AGAGGTCCGCCCGGAGAACcggggcccccgggccccccggggCCGCCGGGAGTGCCTGGATCCGACGGCATCGAC GGTGACAAGGGGCCCCCTGGGAAAGCCGGCCCTCCG GGACTGAAGGGAGAGCCTGGCAAACCCGGGCCAGATGGGCCTGATGGGAAGCCTGGGATTGAT GGTCTAACTGGAGCCAAGGGGGAGCCTGgccccatggggatccctggagtCAAG GGCCAGCCTGGGCTCCCCGGTCCCCCTGGCCTGCCG GGCCCTGGCTTTGCTGGACCTCCT GGACCACCTGGACCTGTTGGCCTCCCCGGTGAGATTGGAATCACAGGCCCCAAG GGGGATCCCGGACCAGATGGGCCATCGGGGCCCCCGGGGCCACCTGGCAAACCG GGCCGACCCGGAACCATCCAGGGCCTGGAAGGCAGCGCGGATTTCTTG TGTCCGACCAACTGTCCGGCAGGGGTGAAAGgccccccagggctgcagggggtgAAG gGGCATCCTGGCAAACGCGGGGTTCTGGGCGATTCTGGCCGCCAGGGGAAGCCG GGTCCCAAGGGAGATGTGGGTGCCTCTGGAGAGCAAGGCATCCCTGGACCACCG GGTCCCCAGGGCATCAGGGGCTACCCGGGCATGGAGGGACCCAAAGGAGAGATG ggTCCTCGTGGGTACAAAGGCATGGTGGGCTCCATTGGTGCTGCCGGGTCACCC GGTGAGGAAGGTCCACGGGGGCCACCGGGCCGAGCGGGGGAGAAGGGCGATGTG GGTGGCCAAGGTCTCCGAGGACCTCAGGGCATAACAGGCCCGAAGGGAGCAACC GGGCCCCCAGGCATCGATGGCAAGGATGGGACCCCAGGCACGCCAGGCATGAAG GGCAGTGCGGGACAGGCAGGGCGGCCAGGAAACCAAGGCCACCAAGGCCTAGCG GGCGTGCCGGGCCAGCCTGGGACAAAAGGAGGCCCGGGAGACAAG GGTGAACCAGGCCAGCAGGGCCTCCCTGGATTCTCTGGTCCCCCTGGGAAGGAG GGAGAGCCAGGACCTCAAGGAGAAATCGGACCCCGAGGCATCATGGGGCAGAAG GGTGACCAGGGTGAGAGGGGGCCGGTGGGGCAGCCAGGCCCTCAGGGACGGCAG GGCCCCAAGGGGGAGCAGGGCCCCCCCGGAATTCCAGGGCCCCAAGGCTTGCCAGGCATCAAGGGAGACAAG GGCTTCCCGGGGAAGACCGGCCCCCGCGGCAGCGTG GGCGACCCGGGGGTGGCCGGCCTCCGGGGAGAGAAAGGCGAGAAG GGCGAGTCCGGCGAGCCGGGGCCCAAGGGACAG CAAGGAGTCCGCGGAGAAGCCGGCTACCCGGGCCCCAGCGGGGATGCGGGCGCCCCGGGGGTGCAGGGCTACCCCGGGCCCCCCGGCCCTCGAGGACTGGCGGGAGACCGAGGCGTGCCCGGACTGCCCGGGAGACAGGGCGTGGCG GGCCGGGACGCCAGCGACCAGCACATCGTGACcgtgatgatgaagatgatgcaAG agCAACTGGCAGAGGTCGCTGTGAGTGCCAAGCGGGAGGCCCTGGGTGCCATCGGGATGGTGGGTCCGCCAGGACCCCCCGGGCCTCCTGGGTACCCAGGCAAGCAGGGACCTCATGGGCACCCTGGCCCTCGGGGCGTTCCTGGCATCGTGGGAGCCGTGGGTCAGATTGGCAACACCGGCCCCAAGG GAAAACGTGGAGAGAAGGGTGACCGGGGAGAGATGGGACGCGGGCACCCCGGGATGCCTGGGCCCCCCGGGATCCCAG GGCTCCCCGGCCGGCCCGGGCAGGCAATCAACGGCAAGGACGGGGCCCGCGGCgccccaggggccccgggggaAGCAGGCCGACCGGGTCCGCCGGGCCCCGCGGGGCTGCCCGGCTTCTGTGAGCCCGCGGCCTGCCTGGCAGCCTCGGCCTACGCCTCTGCGCGCCTCACAGAGCCCGGATCCATCAAAGGGCCATGA